The following proteins are encoded in a genomic region of Oncorhynchus masou masou isolate Uvic2021 chromosome 19, UVic_Omas_1.1, whole genome shotgun sequence:
- the LOC135506226 gene encoding gremlin-1-like produces the protein MKTSVFASAMVLGLLFCPQRSAGVGGYQGSFQHPYKYNSSPNQSERSPQQPPQNGFVSRQMGPVTANDEVLESSQEALHVTERRYLKLDWCKTQPLKQTIHEEGCLSRTIINRFCYGQCNSFYIPRHIYEDDGAFQSCSTCKPKTFTTVTYTLICPGQSPSSRKKRVQRVKTCRCASIDLD, from the coding sequence ATGAAGACGTCAGTCTTTGCCTCGGCCATGGTGTTGGGACTACTCTTCTGTCCGCAAAGGAGCGCAGGGGTAGGTGGCTACCAGGGTTCCTTTCAGCACCCATACAAATACAACTCCAGTCCCAACCAGTCTGAGCGCTCACCGCAGCAGCCACCACAGAATGGATTTGTCTCCCGCCAAATGGGGCCAGTAACTGCCAACGACGAGGTTCTAGAATCCAGCCAAGAAGCCTTACACGTCACGGAGCGCCGGTACCTCAAACTGGACTGGTGCAAAACGCAGCCGCTGAAACAGACGATCCACGAGGAAGGATGCCTCAGCCGCACTATAATCAATCGTTTCTGTTACGGGCAGTGTAACTCCTTCTACATCCCCCGACACATATACGAAGATGACGGGGCTTTCCAATCGTGTTCCACCTGTAAACCGAAAACATTCACAACTGTCACCTATACCCTCATATGTCCCGGCCAGTCACCCAGCTCCCGAAAGAAACGCGTCCAGCGCGTAAAGACGTGCCGCTGCGCTTCCATAGACCTGGATTAG